Proteins encoded by one window of Camelus dromedarius isolate mCamDro1 chromosome 27, mCamDro1.pat, whole genome shotgun sequence:
- the CTXN1 gene encoding cortexin-1: MSATWTLSPEPLPPSTGPPVGAGLDAEQRTVFAFVLCLLVVLVLLMVRCVRILLDPYSRMPASSWTDHKEALERGQFDYALV; encoded by the coding sequence ATGAGCGCGACGTGGACGCTGTCCCCTGAGCCGCTGCCGCCGTCGACGGGGCCCCCGGTGGGCGCAGGCCTGGACGCGGAGCAGCGCACCGTGTTTGCCTTCGTGCTCTGCCTGCTCGTGGTGCTGGTGCTGCTGATGGTGCGCTGCGTGCGCATCCTGCTCGACCCCTACAGCCGCATGCCCGCCTCGTCCTGGACCGACCACAAGGAGGCGCTCGAGCGCGGGCAGTTCGACTATGCGCTGGTCTGA
- the SNAPC2 gene encoding snRNA-activating protein complex subunit 2 isoform X1: MKPPQRRRAAPARYLGEVTGPTAWGAREKRQLLRLLQARRGQPEPDASELARELPGRSEAEIQDFLRQLKGRVAREAIQRVHPGGPQGSRRRETQTPAPIEVWMDLAEKITGPLEEALTVAFSQVLTIGATEPLSLLHSKPPKPTQARGKHLLLSTPGGQEDLGPEAPGGQEAPGPAPKTQGPAPEASSESPAGPCAEGDFSVDFEKIYKYLSSISRSCPGPELSAAESAVVLDLLMALPKELSRLPCAALVEHMSDTFLRLTAPQPDPSSGSLGSIAEDDGTGSRGQEAAGQATSQAPGNAGPSKPIPIWQSAGVCPLNPFLVPLELLGQVAPPAR, translated from the exons ATGAAGCCCCCGCAGCGGCGGCGAGCGGCCCCAGCTCGCTATCTGGGCGAGGTGACCGGCCCCACGGCCTGGGGCGCCCGCGAGAAACGGCAGCTGTTACGACTACTGCAGGCTCGACGGGGCCAGCCGGAGCCGGATGCCTCCGAGCTGGCCCGGGAGCTGCCGGGCCGGAGCGAGGCCGAG ATTCAGGATTTTCTTCGGCAGCTCAAGGGCCGAGTGGCCCGGGAGGCCATTCAGAGGGTGCATCCAGGTGGCCCACAGGGTTCCAGGCGCCGAGAAACACAAACCCCTGCCCCCATCGAG GTGTGGATGGATCTGGCTGAGAAGATAACAGGCCCGCTGGAGGAAGCCTTGACTGTGGCTTTCTCACAG GTGCTCACCATCGGCGCCACGGAGCCCCTCAGCCTCCTGCACTCCAAGCCCCCCAAGCCCACGCAGGCTCGTGGCAAGCACTTGCTCCTCAGCacccctggagggcaggaggaCCTGGGCCCTGAggcccctggagggcaggaggctcctggccctgcccccaagACCCAAGGCCCTGCCCCAGAGGCATCTTCTGAGTCCCCAGCTGGCCCGTGTGCTGAGGGAGACTTCTCTGTGGATTTTGAGAAGATCTACAAGTACCTATCATCCATCTCCCGCAGTTGCCCTGGCCCTGAGCTTTCCGCAGCTG AGTCAGCTGTGGTCCTTGACCTGCTCATGGCACTTCCCAAGGAGCTGTCCCGACTGCCCTGCGCTGCCCTGGTTGAACATATGTCGGATACGTTCCTACGCCTGACGGCCCCCCAGCCCGACCCGTCCAGTGGGAGCCTGGGATCCATTGCTGAGGATGATGGGACAGGCTCCAGGGGGCAAGAGGCGGCTGGCCAGGCCACCTCTCAGGCCCCTGGGAATGCTGGGCCCAGCAAACCAATACCCATTTGGCAGTCAGCTGGGGTCTGCCCCTTGAACCCGTTCCTGGTGCCCCTGGAGCTTCTGGGCCAGGTGGCACCCCCTGCAAGATGA
- the SNAPC2 gene encoding snRNA-activating protein complex subunit 2 isoform X2 — MKPPQRRRAAPARYLGEVTGPTAWGAREKRQLLRLLQARRGQPEPDASELARELPGRSEAEVWMDLAEKITGPLEEALTVAFSQVLTIGATEPLSLLHSKPPKPTQARGKHLLLSTPGGQEDLGPEAPGGQEAPGPAPKTQGPAPEASSESPAGPCAEGDFSVDFEKIYKYLSSISRSCPGPELSAAESAVVLDLLMALPKELSRLPCAALVEHMSDTFLRLTAPQPDPSSGSLGSIAEDDGTGSRGQEAAGQATSQAPGNAGPSKPIPIWQSAGVCPLNPFLVPLELLGQVAPPAR; from the exons ATGAAGCCCCCGCAGCGGCGGCGAGCGGCCCCAGCTCGCTATCTGGGCGAGGTGACCGGCCCCACGGCCTGGGGCGCCCGCGAGAAACGGCAGCTGTTACGACTACTGCAGGCTCGACGGGGCCAGCCGGAGCCGGATGCCTCCGAGCTGGCCCGGGAGCTGCCGGGCCGGAGCGAGGCCGAG GTGTGGATGGATCTGGCTGAGAAGATAACAGGCCCGCTGGAGGAAGCCTTGACTGTGGCTTTCTCACAG GTGCTCACCATCGGCGCCACGGAGCCCCTCAGCCTCCTGCACTCCAAGCCCCCCAAGCCCACGCAGGCTCGTGGCAAGCACTTGCTCCTCAGCacccctggagggcaggaggaCCTGGGCCCTGAggcccctggagggcaggaggctcctggccctgcccccaagACCCAAGGCCCTGCCCCAGAGGCATCTTCTGAGTCCCCAGCTGGCCCGTGTGCTGAGGGAGACTTCTCTGTGGATTTTGAGAAGATCTACAAGTACCTATCATCCATCTCCCGCAGTTGCCCTGGCCCTGAGCTTTCCGCAGCTG AGTCAGCTGTGGTCCTTGACCTGCTCATGGCACTTCCCAAGGAGCTGTCCCGACTGCCCTGCGCTGCCCTGGTTGAACATATGTCGGATACGTTCCTACGCCTGACGGCCCCCCAGCCCGACCCGTCCAGTGGGAGCCTGGGATCCATTGCTGAGGATGATGGGACAGGCTCCAGGGGGCAAGAGGCGGCTGGCCAGGCCACCTCTCAGGCCCCTGGGAATGCTGGGCCCAGCAAACCAATACCCATTTGGCAGTCAGCTGGGGTCTGCCCCTTGAACCCGTTCCTGGTGCCCCTGGAGCTTCTGGGCCAGGTGGCACCCCCTGCAAGATGA